TTTGCTTATGAGGAAGCATTCCAGTGTAAAGGGAAAACGAAAGTAATAGTAAGAAAAAATGGCGGGACTGATGGGGTTGCAGACAACCCCATGACAGAACCTGGCTCAGAAGAgtttctgtgtctgtgctggcagTACTGCCCTGCTGAGTGAGGAGTCTCCTGGTCTCAGGGGCTGTGTGGCTCCCCGGGGCCAGCACTGGCCTGCAGTGACCACGCTgtggccccagggctgctctggtcTCCGGCCACTCGGGCGCTCAGCGGAgaggagctctgctctgggctcagAGCCCCCTCCGGGGTTGTGAGGCTGCTGAGCACCAAACAAAACGGAAAGAGCTCAGGGCAGAGACAGAACATGATCTCTAAGTTTGAAATGTCATGAAAAGCTGATGTAGAGGCATGAAAAAAGAGCGAGTTGTTAAGGAGGTGCATGTGGAACAAATAATGGGTAGAAATGTCTGCAACGAACTGTTAAAAGTAGTAACAAAGGCCATTGATTTAAACTGAACAGACATGCAGGCCAGGAATAAgagtttgggttgttttggtgAGGGTTTTTTAACCTCAGGTTGATTAATCCttagaatttatttctcttcccttttttcataCTGTCTCTACATGGTTTTGAGCACAAAACAGATGCCTTCCTAAGGGAGGTGTTCTCCCCCCAGCACACCTGGTCAGCTCAGGCAAACACTCAATTCCTTCCCAAGGGTTAAAACTGATACCCTCAAAAATTCTTCTGATCTTGAAACAGTGTTCTTTCGCCGTCCCAGCTGCACTGTGGTAGCACCACAGACACTCCCGAGAAAATCGATTTTCTGTCATGAGCACAGGGGAAGACACTCAGGGAActcctgcaaaagaaaaacctgcacTTTTTAGGCTGTGCAGTGGTTACATTACCCCGATGAAAGTGCAATCCTTGCAGTGGAGGCTTAGAGATGGTCTATGGCAAAACCTGAATCACAGCACAGTAATTCTAAAGTGCTCCTAGGAAAAACATACTCCTTTAATCAGAGGTAATGGTGGTGCAAATCTACTGTAGTGGCAGGCTGACAATTTCTGTGGGGGAAGAAGAGATGAATATATTAATGATTTGAGGTCAGACTTGACAAAAAGCTTTGATGAGGATCTTTTCTTAGTTTGAGGCCATTGCATTCAGACTCTTTCCAAATGAATCTTTTAAAAGGTTTGTTTGAAGCAAAGCATTACTTAAAAATCATGTTATCTTTTGAAAGGCGAAATAcggaaaaaaaccctcaaatgaTATTGTTTCCTGTCCAATAAAATTCCTTATTCGTTTTTTGCCCTCATTAAGTAAAAACTTTCTTTGCTAAGGTTGTACACCAGGTTTTTGAGCAgtctttttgtgctgctttggttgcactgcctgtgctgcaggacatTCATACCCAGGACTAGAGTCCACCCATGTGGCCAAAGCTGTGAGTGAGTCAGGAGTCACAGCACTGTGATGGAAAGGATTACGCTCACTTTCCACAGCTCTCCAGATGCTGGTTGTCTTCTCTTAAGGCATTCCAACTTTCATGTTCCCCTAGACCCTGTGCATTCGATGGTCACAACTGATGGCAATTCCATGCTCCAGTCAGAAGGTTGTACACCTTCTCTTCCATTGTAGGAAGAGATGTGTAGTTAAGCACcatgtcttttttaaaagaggGAAACAAACCCTGTCTTATGATGGTTCATATTTTTTTTAGGTAGACAACCTGCACAGTCTGTGGCATCTCCAGTGTGAGAGGCTTCTAGGAGCTGCCAGAGAAGTGTCTGTCAGGTAAAGCAGAGCCTGCCTGAGGGTCAGGGAAACCTTTCCTGAGATCCAGCAATGCCAGACTGTCCTGGGGATgagcctgcagccagctgcagatAACACTGCCCACGGGGAAAACACTTGTGGCCTGGCACATGATAAAGCTGGCGATAAAGCTGGCCCTGCTTTGGGGATCAAAGCCCACCAAGGCATAGACAGGCAGAAATAAGGGTGAGGAGGGGTTCTCAGGCTCACTCAGCAGCAAAGCCACAACACCAACCATGGCACAAAGCCTGCACGCTCTGAGGCACCAAGAAGGTCTCTTTGCCTTTCCCCCAGGGttcatctctttcttttcccaggtgtttaatttccctttctgctcACGGGTTCTGGTTTCTGTTTGCACCCTGTGCCCGGGGCAGCTCAGCAgacctggggcaggggagcacaGAACGCGCCTCACCCACGGGCTGGGCACACAGAGCCCTCGGAGCCTCTGGGGGTTTCTGACAGGCCATGGTTACACTGCTGTGCCTCACACTTCTTCCTAAACACACCCTGCACATGCTTCCACTAATTTAATCAGATGTACAAACCATATTTGTCCCTTAAAGCCACACAGGGTTCAGAAGCTCCCAAAAAATCCACGGTGGTAGAGGTGCTGATGAGTGCCTGGGGTTGTTTGTCATAATATCATCATCTGCAGTGGGATTGTGATATGGCTGATAGTTTTCAGGACAGGTTTTTGACTGCCAGCCAATTCCTTGCAATGGTGAAACAGAACTATAAATACACAGAGCTGTTGGGAAAATACACATGGTGTTTCACAGACATTTAGGTATAACAACAATAGTTCTGTGAAGATTAGTCACAAGGAAATATTTCCAGAGTGTAGGATGAGGTGCTATACTGTGAAAAGGCATAAGAGCCATCTgctaaacacacagaaaagaaatcatcAGAAAAATCTCCATCAGAAACCTCttatctgatttttatttgtagtCAAACACACTCGTACTGCATTTTGGGAGGGAGGATTCCTGTTGCAGTCACAAgagcctgtcctgcagctcacCTAAATGAATTCATAGATTATGGGAGaatctttcagtgaaaaaatactgaaatttctGTCAAACAGTCATCACCTTTCTCTGGAAGTGGTGTTATATTAACTGGATATTGTGTTTCAAAGACATGGAGGAGACAGAATGAAAAGATTCCAGTAAAAAATTGCTGAAGCACAACAGAGGACATGAAACAAATGACTCCAAACTTGGAACACATCAGCTCACAGATGTGACATAGAAAGAAGACACTGGTTTGCAACATAAAAACATGCAAGCACCGAAGAAGTTGTTACCAAGTGAGAAGATAAAGATGCAACATTGCATCTGTCTTTggacaagggggaaaaagacaaagaagtAAAGGGTTTGGCCCTAACTGACCCAGACCTACAAGAAAATTATTGGAAATTAGAACTCTTtgctcactaaaaataaaatcaaacgCTTTGAGGAGTTTAGTATAACCTCCAAAAGAATGGTGAAGAGATTGCATAAAAACATACTTGAGAAAACTTTTGGTAAAACAACTGAAACAGCAGATCCTCGAAGAAATGTCATGTTTTTCTGTAAATCTTCCATGCTCATCTCACAAAAGTGATTTACCAGAGTCcagttttaagaaaaagctTCTGTCGATGACACAAACTGGAGTTTAGGTTCATAGAATTGTCCTTTACTTGGACAGGAGCTGTATGTCACCAACAATACTAACCCAAATCTGATTCTTGTAAGAAAAAACGTGCATTGCCTCTTTCAGAGTCCCACAGAAGATGCCATTTTCTTGCTCAGACTTAGACCCCAGCAGAACAAAACAGGACGAATACACACACGCCACACACCGCACCGTAAATCCCCACATTTCCCTGAACACACTGGACGAGCACGAGCTACTAAAGGGGAAGAATGTCCTGTTCTGGGGGGTGAGCTGGGGGtgttgctgcagtgctggtgctgaCCCTGGCTGTGCTCCTTGCAGAGAGAATGGCTGGCACCTTCTGCCGTCTCCTGGCCGGGCGCGCGGCCCCCGCGCTGTTCGCCGCCGCGGGCACGGGGGTGCTGGCCACGGGCTACCTGCTGGGCCAGCACAACGTCaatgctgctgtgcaggagaagaggaagctcTTCCCGCCCAGGTAAGgaggcagcaggggcagggtggggagggagctgACCCCATCAGAGCGGCACAGTCCCCGTGTGTGCCATCGCTGGGCTGTGTGGCACCAAACACAGCACCGTCGCCAACATCTCCACTTCTGGGCAGCACCAGTAATGGCCTGCAAGGGATGTGGATAATATCAAcactcacaaaaaaaaccccccaaaccaaccaaaaccaacactGCTGAACAACAGGAAGCCTAAGATATGCCTCAAGTTTAGTAGTGTATCATTCTATTTAACACATCAGTGACCAACAGCTTTGCAGGTCCACCTACGGGACCTGCTGGTTGTATGGACTCTGCCACTGGGAAATCTGAAAGTATTTTCACCATGCAAGCAGTAATAATCTCCTGATTACTGCTGTACTGGAAATACTCCTAATTCTGTTACAAACTGGCAGGCTGACGGTTAGAAAGTAATTACAGGTCTTCTTCTCTGTAGATTGACTTTGCTGGCCAGACTTGCCAAAACTAATGTGGATAGGGATCTGacatcttttaattttattaattaagtAATTTGTAGTATGCTAGCTAAAATATATTCTTAGAGAAATACGAGAGTTGTGCATAAAGCAAATCACTACCAGTACAAGGTAGCTGAGGACTGACAGAGTTGCAAAGACCCCTTGCTAAAGCCTAACGTCTTTATTTTCCCTGGCTTCATACAGCCTGCAGCTTTCTGCAAATAACAATGCCATTAAACCAAATCCTGTATTTTACAAGAAGCACTGCCCAGCTGGCAGGTCAGACAATCCCTCTGATGTCCATGAAGCTGTGAGAGCACCCAGGCTGCAAACAAAGAGCGCTTCTTCATCTAAACTTAAATGTCTATCTAGCTGAGCAATTCGATGCTGGGGCTCTTTCCTGCCTGACTCAGATGTCTCAGTGGGGCTCAGTGCCCTTTCAGATCTCGCTGGGCCCCATTTCCCGGATGGcccccagcagcacaaagcacagTGCAATGTGGGGCACATTCAGCACCAgagccttccttccttcctaaaaTTCAATGCAGCATATAAACCAAGAATAATTACACTTTTAGCTTCACAAACCATCCAGGTCACTGTCCAGGGGACACAGTAATGCCTCGggtttctctctctgcagtgctgACTACCCCGACCTGCGCAAGCACAACAACTGCATGGCCGAGTGCCTGACGCCGGGCATCTACTCCCGCCTCAGGGACAAGATGACCCCCAACGGGTACACCCTGGACCAGTGCATCCAGACTGGGGTGGACAACCCCGGCCACCCCTTCATCAAGACAGTGGGCATGGTGGCCGGGGACGAAGAGTCCTATGAGGTAAGAGGATTCCACAGGACTGGCTGGGTCTGTGCTCGTGGTGCTGTTCCTGTTGGATGAAGACAGATTCCCAGAATGGAGCATGTTCCCAAGACAAATTGTGTCCCAGAGGGTACACTGGGGGCAGGCTGgtgttttccctccttttgcGCATTAGGAGAAGCAGGGACATGTGGTATTACTATAGGTGccccctctgctgcagctgaaggtaaTAAAATGTACccccttggcagcagctgctacctgcctccagcagctgccctccTTCCTACAACTAAACCGAATTTATGGAAAAACTGTCCAATTCTGAGACACACAAAATGAACATGATGTGGAAATCACATTGTGAAtcagcagaggcagaagcaAAGCAGACATATCTTCTGGGCAGTGCCAGACATCACTAAGCCACAGCCTTTGGATCATGAGGAAAACTGAAGGCAAACAGCATCAGGGTGGACAGTTCATTTAGCTCTGCaatgagaagaggaaaacagaagaaagtcCTTATTGTTATTGATCCCTGTGGTCTGCTTCCTTCATCCACCTGCAGTGGTGCCTGTTCCTGTGCAGCCTCCCCACAGTGTCCCAGTGAGTGTGGGCTGGATATCTGCCACTCCAGACTCTCAGCTCCTGGGTTTGGTGTGCCTGTCCAGGTGtgcactgctgctccctggctgggagctgtgctggggctcactgtgggcacagctgagccaaGTGGCTCTAACCAGGActcttcccatggcagggaagaCTCAGGGTACTCCTGCATGACCTAGAACCTAGAGGCAAGtggctgggggggctctggaGTGTGTTCTGGTTGGCAAtacaccccaaaccccagcctggctgttcAGTCCCTGTCTATGGTAACTGCAGACAGGGCCTTCtgtctggagctgctgtgaggaCGCATTCCTGTGATACTGCAGACTCTCTCTATGGTCTCTTGACTCCGCAGGTGTTTGCTGAGATTTTTGACCCTGTCATTAAAGCGAGACATAATGGCTACGATCCACGGACAATGAAGCATCACACGGACCTGGATGCATCCAAGGTAggactgaaacaaaacaatgcCACAAGAAAGGCTCTGAGCTGCTTATTCCAATGATGATGCTGTATGCAACAGTACTTTTACTTTTCTAGATCCAACTGTGAAGACCCAATTTTATGTTTAAGGAAAATGGGATGCCAGTCATGGCCCTGTCAGCTGCAGCCCTTGTTCTCAGCAGGGAATAAGTGCCAGCTGTACCAAGCATTTGGGACACAGCCTCACTGGGCACCTGGGTCTGTTCATGAGCTTAGAGAACACAGAATCATCAGAAAATGGTTTGGGCTGTAGGGGATcctaaagcccatctcattcccagcccctgccatgggcagggacaccttccactatcccagggtgctcccagccccatccagcctggccttggacacttccagggatccaggggcagccacagctgctctgtacTCCTCCCAGGATACCTGTCCTTGCTTCCACCCTCTGTAGATTTCCTGTTTGCATCTGAGCTTGTTCAGGAGCTCCTTGCTCATCTACACAGGCATCCTGATGTTTTTTCCTGGTGCCCTCTTTGTTGGGATGCATCACTCCTGAGCTTGGAGGGGTTGATCCATGAATATTACCCAGCTCCTTGGGCCCCTGTTCCCTCCAGGGATTTACCCCATGCTGCTTGGCCAAGCAGATCCCTGAGAGGCTGAGGTCTGCTCTCCTGCACTCCAGTTAGTGATCTTGCACTCCAGCTGGTCACTGCTTTAAAGGATGACACCCCCCCCTCATCtcccctgcctgccttcccaGGAAGCCTGTATCCTTCCACTCCAAGTCACAGGAATGTCCCTCCACATCCCCATGATGCCGGTGAGGTGGCACATCTGACCCCTCCTGCTTATTGCCCGTGCTATGGTGTGTTTGTATAGAGATATTTCAGCTGGGCCTCCAATGAAGCCACCCATTCTCTGGTGTGGAGGAATTCCTTGGGCTGGAATTCCTCGGGCTGGAGTTCCTCAGATTAACATGGGTCTAAGGCATGCAATGAAAGCAGGAGTTGAATCCAGTACCCCCACATACATAGGGTCAAACTTTATGTGCAGCTCAGTACTTCCTTCATAGTTCAGCTACGCTGTGCTCATTTTGAGCTTCCCTCTTCCAAAGGATTTCCTTACCTGgccctctgcctctgcccatATCCCTATTTTCCAAAAGCCACGTGGACTCCACATTTGGGGACCATGCAGGACCAGCTGGTCACTCCAACATGTTCGTTCAGCCAGAGAAAGGTGTTGGTCCTGAAAACAACTCCTGGTGCCCGAAGCTCTTGAAGGGCTCCCGCTGTCCTGAGTGGAGAGGATGCCGGGGCTGGGCAGAGAGAAGCCCCTCTTTGTGCACGACGGGATTTGGGTTTTAGAGGCGGACGGAAGGCGAGCACTGAGCCCTGTCTCCCCGCAGATCACCCAGGGCCAGTTCGATGAGCGCTACGTGCTCTCGTCCCGGGTGCGCACCGGGCGCAGCATCCGCGGGCTCAGCCTGCCGCCCGCCTGCACCCGCGCCGAGCGCAGGGAGGTCGAGAACGTCGTGGTCACCGCGCTGTCCGGCCTGCGGGGGGACCTGTCCGGCAAGTACTACAGCCTGACCAGCATGACAGAGCgcgagcagcagcagctgatcgATGTaagtattaccgcaggcctggttcctacggtatagcactgtgtcccgcagccatagggaggaggaggaggaggagaagatccagcaggcaggaattgtgcagcaagattgattgatttaattattttacaaactcttttatagacttttttcttcatagtctaattggacaaaggaccagccaccccttgggggtgattggccaaaatcctaaaacatccattgtcaaaatattttctactataccatatACAAGACTTTCCAgggttgcaggtggcttggttgtttacattccctgctacctcttctgtgagagagaaaagtctctcacggacttagaaaaataacaagaagatcctcactaacagcatttttgtacctacaatgTAAGTCCCGCTCCGTGCCCGCAGCACCTTCGCCGCCTCTCCTTTAGCTTAATCGTCACCTTCCTCGGGGGCACACGCTTCCCTGCAGAGCCGAGCAGGATAACCACACAATTAACCTGTATTTAATGGCCTGTCGATATCTTTAATGGGACAGCAAACCGCCCAGGGTCTGTATTTCTGTTAAGGACATCACTGTGCAGGTCTGAAGCGTGGATTTATATTCCAGAGAGCGAGACCTGTGTCAAAGCAAACACACATGGCTGCTGTCACCTCTTTGGACAAGTATCGAGGTAAATTCAGGACCTTTCCTTGGTCATTTCCTTGAGCAAAGATTGATTCTTTCTATAGTAATAAACATTCTAACTTAAACTATTACACTGAGATAGGCATCACATGGTATTTGTATTCCGTActgtgggggtggggggctTTGCCTATGATTGCTTGACATCAAAATGACACTAATTCTAATTTCCCAAAATTTGGCTGTAATTTCATTAGTGAAAACTACGCTAATTCTAATTTCCCAAAAGTGGCCGTAGCCAATTGCACCCAGGTGACCTTTTCCCAGTCCTGTCGTTGTGTTTAAGGAATTGAAGGATCAGGCCCATAACGAGTGTTTTCATTGTCACACAGATGGAAACACAAGGATTTTCATCATGGATTTTGTCACAGCATGTGACATATCAAACAAAGCTTGAATGAGCATTTTAAATATCCAAAGGAATGGCTGTACCCTCTTAGCTATATTCATGGCACATTGTTCCATAACATCAACCAAAGGGGAGCTGATGAAGTAACGTAACTATTTATAACCCTGGAACTAGGTGTCACAGTCGGGATTAACCAGGAGTTAAGAATTTGTGTAAGGTcagtaactttttaaattgaatgtcCTTGGGAATATGTTTATTGACAGGATGTTGATGACCTAttgcaggttttcttttcagcagGAGACAGCCCCTCAGAAAGCACAGATTGAAATAGGAGTATGGAAAATGTAACCCCTTCATGGTTTAAGGCTAAATCCTGTGGGTGGTGGAATAGGCTTCAGCGATTCAGCATTTTatcttgtttggtttggtttcatAGTTGAAAATGCAAAGTTATAGAAATCAGACACTGGCATTGTAACCTGAGATTCATTCCTTACCTCACAACACTGCTCACCCCCTCCAGTAATTCAGGACCTTGCACCTCTGTGGGATCAGGCTTTCTGCCAGCTTTTAAAAGGCACCATCTGAGCTCAGTAAGATCAAAGTTTATTTCAGTGAGATAAATCAGTGCTACTTGAATTGCATTCAGCACAGAAGGCATTTGGTGTTTTGCAGATTTGGGCCATATGCTCATGAGAAAAACTAATAGCTCTTTTCTTGCTAAAAggagaatttttctttcaagcaaAGTGTCAAGTGGAGCAAGCTGAGGAGGGAAATTTTGTGTCCCTTTGAAGAACAAAGACAACTCTAtaccttttcttcctgcatgGCTGGAGTTCTGGCTCCACTGTGTCCATTACAAAGCATTCAAAGATGAAAACCTAAGTGAAATGAagaatataataataattattgcATTcttcattaaaggaaaaatgaagtaaaGCACATGAATATGTCTACCACGTCATATGCTCTCTGGATAGATTGCCTCAATATTTTTACTTAAGccctagtttaaaaaaaaaaaaagaataaaaccaacaaCACTCCCAGCAAAAACCCCCCCAACATTCAATATAGCAGTGTTCAAGGAATTAAGAACTAACAGTTTGTTAgcatacacacaaaaatcaataataaaatacttattgtcttagggggaaaaaaacccccgaaaaccaattaattttttaaaatgtaaactaACAGGCATGGGGCAAGTTGGTGGCACAGCAAGTGCTACATTTATTAAGTCACAAATAGCAGCTCTGTTAAGGAACAGACCAAGCCGGTGATTCCAAAAGGTTGAGATTAGCACTGATTTAATTCCTGCCTTGAGTTCATGCTCAGAATAAATATCTAAATCTCCATGCTGGAGAAGTATATTTTCAGAACtagcattttttattattatcttttttaatctttaagaACTCATTGTCTTCTCCTACGCTGGAATATGTCTGAATGCAGAGAAGATCTGGAGCCAGGTCCTCAAGAGCACCCTTTGGTGTGTCCACATGGATTTAGGCCCCACTTCCCATCCCTCCTTACATTAGAAAAATGGTTTTGGCAGAACATGTCAGTGAGACTCTGCAAGACTTATGAAAATCACCTGGGTAAAGAGCTTTTAGTTTCCAGGCAGAGGGACCAGGTTCCCAGGCTGTACTGTGTGATTTGCTTGTGCTTCCACTGCCTTCACAAAAAATGTATTGGACAGCATTACACTGCTTCCTGGATAAActggaattttgttttgttttctctccctctctgtctgtctgtctcccTTTGGCCCCGTTTTGGTGCCCAGGATCACTTTCTCTTTGACAAGCCAGTGTCCCCTTTGCTAACATGTGCTGGGATGGCACGTGACTGGCCGGACGCCAGAGGAATCTGGTATGTTGTGAGATCTGCAGAGTCCTGTGTCCTGCTTAAAGATTGTCTTACCAACCTCCTTGCTTGGCCTAACCCTGCAGCCATTCTGGTCCCACACTCACAGTATGTccagtttgctttaaaaagaaaaatgttttaactcCCAGGGCTGAAAGCAaccttttccttccaaatgaGCTGGATGAAAAGGAGACAGGGAAGTTGAATTTCCTGCTTTGTTCTAGGTCTGTTCTTAGAGTCACACCTCACTTGATGTACTTTGGGCCCAAACACAATATTTTCTGTGGAGATAAAGGGGTAACAAGCTCTGAGATGAGTGCCCAaaccagcaggagaggaggggacAGCTGTGCAGTGCACAGCATCTGCATCCACCCTGCTGCACTGGTAGGCATTGCCAGGTGCTTTAACGCTGAA
This sequence is a window from Corvus moneduloides isolate bCorMon1 chromosome Z, bCorMon1.pri, whole genome shotgun sequence. Protein-coding genes within it:
- the CKMT2 gene encoding creatine kinase S-type, mitochondrial, with the protein product MAGTFCRLLAGRAAPALFAAAGTGVLATGYLLGQHNVNAAVQEKRKLFPPSADYPDLRKHNNCMAECLTPGIYSRLRDKMTPNGYTLDQCIQTGVDNPGHPFIKTVGMVAGDEESYEVFAEIFDPVIKARHNGYDPRTMKHHTDLDASKITQGQFDERYVLSSRVRTGRSIRGLSLPPACTRAERREVENVVVTALSGLRGDLSGKYYSLTSMTEREQQQLIDDHFLFDKPVSPLLTCAGMARDWPDARGIWHNNEKTFLIWINEEDHTRVISMEKGGNMKRVFERFCRGLKEVERLIKERGWEFMWNERLGYVLTCPSNLGTGLRAGVHVKLPRLSKDPRFSKILENLRLQKRGTGGVDTAAVADVYDISNLDRIGRSEVELVQIVIDGVNYLVDCEKKLERGQDIKVPPPLPQFSRR